A genomic stretch from Engraulis encrasicolus isolate BLACKSEA-1 chromosome 10, IST_EnEncr_1.0, whole genome shotgun sequence includes:
- the csrnp2 gene encoding cysteine/serine-rich nuclear protein 2 isoform X2: MLPLQQMRHDYKVAEDNYASWKTEQMTVNGMEFNAFFQEAPVSLAQHYTLKRNDLMLTRNGTVDCEQADLLTLDDVSDEDLDVESVEVDDCFFLQPLPTKRRRALLRASGISRIDAREKAELRAIRLSREECGCDCRFYCDPRHCGCSQAGIKCQVDRMSFPCGCSREGCGNSAGRIEFNPLRVRTHYLHTVMKLDLETRGLLAAGGVGGVDLGPDDDDPEAPTRSPSPSGSLLSPGSELEAEARAVQELLAQHDDTLERENETAVLHLQSAEERERRREREEEVEQEVEVELEVPQEETLNPDPALCLLAGQLTEEEVARAEAEAVGSMLIQGAFPGGTTLLCITQDQVQGSQQLQNGINHHHQQQQQQQQQEQEQEGHQKVEHLEEEQLQVGQEPQQKDPATAPLLYYHIGPLEPTAFQSHALAKRGEEGEGVVAEGEWGREKEEEATESSSKDQHEPATSDQQSLVVEGEPTPVQQTPPLESITVEKVEDVVEVERGARLSPNPPEVSSDGEPLQPVCLLSHREALELPAEV, translated from the exons ATGCTACCACTACAGCAGATGAGGCATGATTACAAGGTTGCAGAGGACAATTATGCATCATGGAAGACTGAGCAAATGACTGTAAATGGAATGGAATTTAATGCATTCTTCCAGGAAGCCCCCGTTTCATTGGCACAACATTACACTTTGAAGAGAAATGATTTAATG CTGACCCGTAATGGGACGGTGGACTGTGAACAGGCGGACCTCCTGACGTTGGACGACGTCTCGGACGAGGACCTGGACGTGGAGAGCGTGGAGGTGGACGACTGCTTCTTCCTGCAGCCGCTGCCCACCAAGAGGCGGCGCGCGCTGCTGCGGGCATCGGGCATCTCCCGCATTGACGCCCGCGAGAAGGCCGAGCTGCGCGCCATCCGGCTGTCACGAGAGGAGTGCGGCTGCGACTGCCGCTTCTACTGTGACCCGCGCCACTGCGGCTGCAGCCAGGCCGGCATCAAATGCCAG GTGGACCGGATGTCTTTCCCGTGTGGCTGTTCCCGAGAGGGTTGTGGCAATTCTGCCGGCCGGATCGAGTTCAACCCCCTGCGCGTGCGCACCCACTACCTGCACACTGTCATGAAGCTGGACCTGGAGACTCGCGGCTTGCTTGCCGCCGGGGGAGTAGGAGGTGTGGACTTGGGCCCAGACGACGACGACCCAGAGGCGCCCACGCGCTCCCCGTCCCCCTCCGGCTCGCTGCTCTCCCCGGGCTCGGAGCTGGAGGCGGAGGCCCGCGCCGTGCAGGAGCTGCTGGCCCAGCACGACGACACCCTGGAGCGGGAGAACGAAACGGCCGTGCTGCACCTCCAGAGCGCCGAGGAGCGCGAGAGGCGCCGAGAgcgggaagaggaggtggagcaggaggtggaggtggagttggaggTTCCACAGGAGGAGACACTCAATCCAGACCCGGCGCTGTGTCTACTCGCGGGCCAGCtgacggaggaggaggtggcgcggGCTGAGGCGGAGGCTGTGGGCAGCATGCTGATCCAGGGGGCTTTTCCTGGGGGAACTACACTGCTCTGCATCACCCAGGACCAGGTCCAGGGGTCGCAGCAGCTACAGAATGGCAtaaaccaccaccatcagcagcagcagcagcaacagcaacaggagcaggagcaggagggacATCAGAAGGTGGAACACCTGGAGGAGGAACAACTTCAGGTGGGCCAAGAGCCACAGCAGAAAGACCCAGCTACCGCCCCACTGCTGTACTACCACATAGGGCCTCTGGAGCCTACAGCTTTCCAGTCCCATGCCCTGGCtaagagaggcgaggagggggAGGGCGTGGTGGCGGAGGGGGAGTGgggaagggagaaggaggaggaggctacTGAAAGTAGTAGTAAGGACCAACATGAACCTGCAACCAGTGACCAGCAAAGCCTGGTAGTGGAGGGTGAACCCACACCGGTGCAGCAGACGCCACCTCTGGAGAGCATTACAGTGGAGAAGGTGGAGGATGtcgtggaggtggagaggggggcaCGGCTGTCTCCCAACCCGCCAGAGGTGAGCTCGGATGGGGAACCGCTGCAGCCGGTTTGCCTCCTGTCACACCGAGAAGCACTAGAGCTCCCCGCTGAAGTCTGA
- the csrnp2 gene encoding cysteine/serine-rich nuclear protein 2 isoform X1: METVGTLGLKRKFEEVDSGSPFSTPSKDSDDDISSSDSADSCDSLNAPSSSFTPTSILRRPRPSPGRKRVRFDAVTVYYFSRKQGFTSVPSQGGSSLGMARHHCDIRHYTLGEFAREQESNHRVVLRQHLRQEKLNARKMKLTRNGTVDCEQADLLTLDDVSDEDLDVESVEVDDCFFLQPLPTKRRRALLRASGISRIDAREKAELRAIRLSREECGCDCRFYCDPRHCGCSQAGIKCQVDRMSFPCGCSREGCGNSAGRIEFNPLRVRTHYLHTVMKLDLETRGLLAAGGVGGVDLGPDDDDPEAPTRSPSPSGSLLSPGSELEAEARAVQELLAQHDDTLERENETAVLHLQSAEERERRREREEEVEQEVEVELEVPQEETLNPDPALCLLAGQLTEEEVARAEAEAVGSMLIQGAFPGGTTLLCITQDQVQGSQQLQNGINHHHQQQQQQQQQEQEQEGHQKVEHLEEEQLQVGQEPQQKDPATAPLLYYHIGPLEPTAFQSHALAKRGEEGEGVVAEGEWGREKEEEATESSSKDQHEPATSDQQSLVVEGEPTPVQQTPPLESITVEKVEDVVEVERGARLSPNPPEVSSDGEPLQPVCLLSHREALELPAEV; the protein is encoded by the exons ATGGAGACAGTGGGGACACTGGGCCTGAAGCGTAAATTCGAGGAGGTGGACAGCGGCTCGCCCTTCTCCACGCCGTCCAAGGACTCCGACGATGACATCTCCAGCAGCGACAGCGCAGACAGCTGTGACAGCCTCAATGCCCCCTCCAGCTCCTTCACAC CGACCTCCATCCTCAGACGTCCTCGTCCGTCGCCGGGGCGTAAGCGCGTGCGTTTCGACGCGGTGACGGTGTACTACTTCTCGCGGAAGCAGGGCTTCACCAGCGTGCCCAGCCAGGGGGGCAGCTCACTGGGCATGGCGCGCCACCACTGCGACATACGCCACTACACGCTGGGCGAGTTCGCCCGCGAGCAGGAGAGCAACCACCGCGTCGTGCTGCGCCAGCACCTGCGCCAGGAGAAACTCAACGCCCGCAAGATGAAG CTGACCCGTAATGGGACGGTGGACTGTGAACAGGCGGACCTCCTGACGTTGGACGACGTCTCGGACGAGGACCTGGACGTGGAGAGCGTGGAGGTGGACGACTGCTTCTTCCTGCAGCCGCTGCCCACCAAGAGGCGGCGCGCGCTGCTGCGGGCATCGGGCATCTCCCGCATTGACGCCCGCGAGAAGGCCGAGCTGCGCGCCATCCGGCTGTCACGAGAGGAGTGCGGCTGCGACTGCCGCTTCTACTGTGACCCGCGCCACTGCGGCTGCAGCCAGGCCGGCATCAAATGCCAG GTGGACCGGATGTCTTTCCCGTGTGGCTGTTCCCGAGAGGGTTGTGGCAATTCTGCCGGCCGGATCGAGTTCAACCCCCTGCGCGTGCGCACCCACTACCTGCACACTGTCATGAAGCTGGACCTGGAGACTCGCGGCTTGCTTGCCGCCGGGGGAGTAGGAGGTGTGGACTTGGGCCCAGACGACGACGACCCAGAGGCGCCCACGCGCTCCCCGTCCCCCTCCGGCTCGCTGCTCTCCCCGGGCTCGGAGCTGGAGGCGGAGGCCCGCGCCGTGCAGGAGCTGCTGGCCCAGCACGACGACACCCTGGAGCGGGAGAACGAAACGGCCGTGCTGCACCTCCAGAGCGCCGAGGAGCGCGAGAGGCGCCGAGAgcgggaagaggaggtggagcaggaggtggaggtggagttggaggTTCCACAGGAGGAGACACTCAATCCAGACCCGGCGCTGTGTCTACTCGCGGGCCAGCtgacggaggaggaggtggcgcggGCTGAGGCGGAGGCTGTGGGCAGCATGCTGATCCAGGGGGCTTTTCCTGGGGGAACTACACTGCTCTGCATCACCCAGGACCAGGTCCAGGGGTCGCAGCAGCTACAGAATGGCAtaaaccaccaccatcagcagcagcagcagcaacagcaacaggagcaggagcaggagggacATCAGAAGGTGGAACACCTGGAGGAGGAACAACTTCAGGTGGGCCAAGAGCCACAGCAGAAAGACCCAGCTACCGCCCCACTGCTGTACTACCACATAGGGCCTCTGGAGCCTACAGCTTTCCAGTCCCATGCCCTGGCtaagagaggcgaggagggggAGGGCGTGGTGGCGGAGGGGGAGTGgggaagggagaaggaggaggaggctacTGAAAGTAGTAGTAAGGACCAACATGAACCTGCAACCAGTGACCAGCAAAGCCTGGTAGTGGAGGGTGAACCCACACCGGTGCAGCAGACGCCACCTCTGGAGAGCATTACAGTGGAGAAGGTGGAGGATGtcgtggaggtggagaggggggcaCGGCTGTCTCCCAACCCGCCAGAGGTGAGCTCGGATGGGGAACCGCTGCAGCCGGTTTGCCTCCTGTCACACCGAGAAGCACTAGAGCTCCCCGCTGAAGTCTGA